The Apium graveolens cultivar Ventura unplaced genomic scaffold, ASM990537v1 ctg4458, whole genome shotgun sequence genome includes a region encoding these proteins:
- the LOC141701855 gene encoding VIN3-like protein 2 isoform X1 produces MDSASTGSMRDPSKFSNLSLKEKRELVYEISAWEDGATELLHSWSRHEILEILCVEIGKERKYTGLTKLKIIENLLKIVSEKKANNYGSTNHIESEPSATTGQRSAKRQKKTDLSNKKPVAQNKLIIIAVDDDLGETLLCKNSACRAKISRGDAFCRRCSCCVCYQYDDNKDPSLWLTCSSEHPFQGESCGKSSHLECALRHEKSGIVKDEKDVGLDGSFYCLSCGKVNDLMECWRKQMIRARDTRRVDILCHRISLSHKLLTGTKHYQKLYKIVDEAIKKLEADVGTFSGLPVKQARGIVNRLSSGPEIQILCSSAIESLDLMLSGTGLKMSSDLEVQVARRLCLSRGLASPCANSDHAVNSRKCISIIAAFNADSMFVESSLVAPGIRFEDVSTSSVNVIISYEDPLVGKISGYTLWHRKVDEVDYQAEPTCTLFEPNARFSLSGLSPATHYIFKVVYFDDNKKLRTFEVQMQTCSNVVPNPMDMKAETSLSPATNCSSLSNPSSVEDESNHNVKSCTNEDAKQKYVYVSTTNKDNSKITFTGGQDCNAMDQRGPQAIPVSLLNEENTMGKINSRPNFVNLEDRHSPEGQHTEVTSPRNGANTPVQSDPELPQSVHSSDAGLPDTPFKAENFKGGMARISRPALSKDLDNGSEEEENQVDGGSVKKRSAERRNEKCTENDEKDFGYYVKVIRWLECDGHIEKSFRQKFLTWYSLRATPEQLRVVKVFVDTLIEDPSSLAGQLVDTFSEIISSKAPPKVPMGLCLRLFH; encoded by the exons GATCCATGCGCGACCCATCCAAATTCAGTAACTTAAGCCTAAAAGAAAAAAGGGAACTTGTATATGAAATATCGGCATGGGAAGATGGTGCCACAGAGTTGCTCCACTCATGGAGTCGTCATGAAATATTGGAAATCCTATGTGTAGAAATTGGTAAAGAAAGGAAATATACTGGCCTGACAAAACTGAAAATTATAGAGAACCTCCTGAAAATTGTTTCTGAAAAAAAAGCAAATAATTATGGCTCCACGAATCACATTGAATCAGAACCTTCAGCAACAACTGGTCAAAGAAGTGCTAAACGACAGAAAAAAACTGATCTTTCAAATAAGAAACCAGTTGCACAAAACAAGTTGATAATCATTGCTGTTGATGATGATTTAGGTGAAACTTTATTATGCAAAAATTCAGCTTGCAGAGCTAAAATAAGTCGAGGAGATGCATTCTGCAGAAGATGTTCATGCTGTGTCTGTTATCAGTATGATGATAACAAGGATCCAAGCTTGTGGCTAACATGTAGTTCAGAGCATCCCTTTCAAGGTGAATCATGTGGAAAGTCAAGTCATCTCGAATGTGCTCTGAGGCATGAAAAATCTGGCATAGTCAAGGATGAGAAGGATGTAGGACTTGATGGAAGTTTTTATTGTTTATCGTGCGGGAAAGTGAATGATTTAATGGA ATGTTGGAGAAAACAAATGATAAGAGCAAGGGACACCAGGAGGGTTGACATTTTATGTCACCGTATTTCCTTGAGCCACAAGCTTCTTACAGGTACCAAACACTACCAGAAGCTTTACAAAATAGTGGATGAAGCAATAAAGAAACTTGAAGCAGATGTCGGCACCTTTTCTGGCTTACCTGTGAAGCAGGCTAGGGGTATCGTCAATAGACTCTCTTCAGGCCCGGAGATTCAAATACTTTGCTCCTCAGCTATTGAGTCACTAGACCTGATGCTTTCCGGTACAGGTTTAAAAATGTCATCTGATCTGGAAGTTCAAG TAGCAAGAAGACTGTGTTTGTCCCGAGGACTAGCCAGTCCCTGTGCTAATTCAGATCATGCTGTCAATTCGAGAAAATGCATCAGTATAATTGCAGCTTTTAATGCTGATTCAATGTTTGTAGAATCCAGCTTGGTTGCTCCAGGTATCAGATTTGAAGATGTCAGCACCTCTTCAGTTAACGTGATTATCAGTTACGAAGATCCCCTTGTAGGAAAGATTTCTGGTTATACTTTGTGGCACCGCAAAGTAGATGAAGTGGACTATCAAGCAGAACCAACCTGTACACTTTTTGAACCAAATGCAAGGTTTTCATTATCAGGTCTATCTCCAGCCACACATTATATTTTTAAGGTTGTTTACTTTGATGACAACAAAAAGTTGAGAACATTTGAAGTTCAGATGCAAACATGCAGTAACGTGGTCCCAAATCCCATGGACATGAAAGCGGAAACAAGTCTTAGTCCGGCGACAAACTGCAGCAGCCTATCTAATCCTTCATCAGTAGAAGATGAAAGTAATCATAATGTCAAATCCTGCACAAATGAGGATGCCAAACAGAAGTATGTGTATGTTTCTACTACAAATAAAGATAACTCAAAGATAACATTTACTGGGGGGCAAGACTGTAATGCAATGGATCAGAGAGGACCTCAGGCAATACCAGTGTCTCTGCTAAATGAGGAAAACACAATGGGGAAAATTAATTCAAGGCCAAATTTTGTGAATCTTGAGGACAGGCACTCACCAGAAGGGCAACACACTGAGGTGACAAGCCCAAGAAATGGAGCAAACACCCCTGTACAAAGTGACCCGGAGTTGCCACAATCAGTGCATAGTTCGGATGCTGGCTTACCTGATACTCCATTCAAAGCGGAAAACTTCAAAGGCGGGATGGCAAGAATCAGCAGACCTGCACTTAGCAAGGATCTTGATAATGGTTCTGAAGAGGAAGAGAACCAAGTGGATGGCGGCTCAGTGAAGAAAAGGAGTGCAGAAAGACGGAATGAGAAATGTACAGAAAATGATGAAAAGGATTTTGGGTATTATGTGAAGGTAATCAGATGGTTGGAGTGCGATGGGCACATTGAGAAGAGCTTCCGTCAGAAATTTTTGACCTGGTATAGCCTAAGAGCTACTCCTGAGCAATTAAGGGTTGTGAAGGTGTTTGTTGATACTCTGATCGAAGATCCCTCATCTCTTGCAGGGCAACTTGTTGACACTTTTTCTGAAATTATATCCAGCAAGGCCCCTCCTAAAGttcctatggggttatgcctCAGGCTTTTTCATTAA
- the LOC141701855 gene encoding VIN3-like protein 2 isoform X2: MDSASTGSMRDPSKFSNLSLKEKRELVYEISAWEDGATELLHSWSRHEILEILCVEIGKERKYTGLTKLKIIENLLKIVSEKKANNYGSTNHIESEPSATTGQRSAKRQKKTDLSNKKPVAQNKLIIIAVDDDLGETLLCKNSACRAKISRGDAFCRRCSCCVCYQYDDNKDPSLWLTCSSEHPFQGESCGKSSHLECALRHEKSGIVKDEKDVGLDGSFYCLSCGKVNDLMECWRKQMIRARDTRRVDILCHRISLSHKLLTGTKHYQKLYKIVDEAIKKLEADVGTFSGLPVKQARGIVNRLSSGPEIQILCSSAIESLDLMLSGTGLKMSSDLEVQESSLVAPGIRFEDVSTSSVNVIISYEDPLVGKISGYTLWHRKVDEVDYQAEPTCTLFEPNARFSLSGLSPATHYIFKVVYFDDNKKLRTFEVQMQTCSNVVPNPMDMKAETSLSPATNCSSLSNPSSVEDESNHNVKSCTNEDAKQKYVYVSTTNKDNSKITFTGGQDCNAMDQRGPQAIPVSLLNEENTMGKINSRPNFVNLEDRHSPEGQHTEVTSPRNGANTPVQSDPELPQSVHSSDAGLPDTPFKAENFKGGMARISRPALSKDLDNGSEEEENQVDGGSVKKRSAERRNEKCTENDEKDFGYYVKVIRWLECDGHIEKSFRQKFLTWYSLRATPEQLRVVKVFVDTLIEDPSSLAGQLVDTFSEIISSKAPPKVPMGLCLRLFH; encoded by the exons GATCCATGCGCGACCCATCCAAATTCAGTAACTTAAGCCTAAAAGAAAAAAGGGAACTTGTATATGAAATATCGGCATGGGAAGATGGTGCCACAGAGTTGCTCCACTCATGGAGTCGTCATGAAATATTGGAAATCCTATGTGTAGAAATTGGTAAAGAAAGGAAATATACTGGCCTGACAAAACTGAAAATTATAGAGAACCTCCTGAAAATTGTTTCTGAAAAAAAAGCAAATAATTATGGCTCCACGAATCACATTGAATCAGAACCTTCAGCAACAACTGGTCAAAGAAGTGCTAAACGACAGAAAAAAACTGATCTTTCAAATAAGAAACCAGTTGCACAAAACAAGTTGATAATCATTGCTGTTGATGATGATTTAGGTGAAACTTTATTATGCAAAAATTCAGCTTGCAGAGCTAAAATAAGTCGAGGAGATGCATTCTGCAGAAGATGTTCATGCTGTGTCTGTTATCAGTATGATGATAACAAGGATCCAAGCTTGTGGCTAACATGTAGTTCAGAGCATCCCTTTCAAGGTGAATCATGTGGAAAGTCAAGTCATCTCGAATGTGCTCTGAGGCATGAAAAATCTGGCATAGTCAAGGATGAGAAGGATGTAGGACTTGATGGAAGTTTTTATTGTTTATCGTGCGGGAAAGTGAATGATTTAATGGA ATGTTGGAGAAAACAAATGATAAGAGCAAGGGACACCAGGAGGGTTGACATTTTATGTCACCGTATTTCCTTGAGCCACAAGCTTCTTACAGGTACCAAACACTACCAGAAGCTTTACAAAATAGTGGATGAAGCAATAAAGAAACTTGAAGCAGATGTCGGCACCTTTTCTGGCTTACCTGTGAAGCAGGCTAGGGGTATCGTCAATAGACTCTCTTCAGGCCCGGAGATTCAAATACTTTGCTCCTCAGCTATTGAGTCACTAGACCTGATGCTTTCCGGTACAGGTTTAAAAATGTCATCTGATCTGGAAGTTCAAG AATCCAGCTTGGTTGCTCCAGGTATCAGATTTGAAGATGTCAGCACCTCTTCAGTTAACGTGATTATCAGTTACGAAGATCCCCTTGTAGGAAAGATTTCTGGTTATACTTTGTGGCACCGCAAAGTAGATGAAGTGGACTATCAAGCAGAACCAACCTGTACACTTTTTGAACCAAATGCAAGGTTTTCATTATCAGGTCTATCTCCAGCCACACATTATATTTTTAAGGTTGTTTACTTTGATGACAACAAAAAGTTGAGAACATTTGAAGTTCAGATGCAAACATGCAGTAACGTGGTCCCAAATCCCATGGACATGAAAGCGGAAACAAGTCTTAGTCCGGCGACAAACTGCAGCAGCCTATCTAATCCTTCATCAGTAGAAGATGAAAGTAATCATAATGTCAAATCCTGCACAAATGAGGATGCCAAACAGAAGTATGTGTATGTTTCTACTACAAATAAAGATAACTCAAAGATAACATTTACTGGGGGGCAAGACTGTAATGCAATGGATCAGAGAGGACCTCAGGCAATACCAGTGTCTCTGCTAAATGAGGAAAACACAATGGGGAAAATTAATTCAAGGCCAAATTTTGTGAATCTTGAGGACAGGCACTCACCAGAAGGGCAACACACTGAGGTGACAAGCCCAAGAAATGGAGCAAACACCCCTGTACAAAGTGACCCGGAGTTGCCACAATCAGTGCATAGTTCGGATGCTGGCTTACCTGATACTCCATTCAAAGCGGAAAACTTCAAAGGCGGGATGGCAAGAATCAGCAGACCTGCACTTAGCAAGGATCTTGATAATGGTTCTGAAGAGGAAGAGAACCAAGTGGATGGCGGCTCAGTGAAGAAAAGGAGTGCAGAAAGACGGAATGAGAAATGTACAGAAAATGATGAAAAGGATTTTGGGTATTATGTGAAGGTAATCAGATGGTTGGAGTGCGATGGGCACATTGAGAAGAGCTTCCGTCAGAAATTTTTGACCTGGTATAGCCTAAGAGCTACTCCTGAGCAATTAAGGGTTGTGAAGGTGTTTGTTGATACTCTGATCGAAGATCCCTCATCTCTTGCAGGGCAACTTGTTGACACTTTTTCTGAAATTATATCCAGCAAGGCCCCTCCTAAAGttcctatggggttatgcctCAGGCTTTTTCATTAA
- the LOC141701855 gene encoding VIN3-like protein 2 isoform X3 — protein MDSASTGETLLCKNSACRAKISRGDAFCRRCSCCVCYQYDDNKDPSLWLTCSSEHPFQGESCGKSSHLECALRHEKSGIVKDEKDVGLDGSFYCLSCGKVNDLMECWRKQMIRARDTRRVDILCHRISLSHKLLTGTKHYQKLYKIVDEAIKKLEADVGTFSGLPVKQARGIVNRLSSGPEIQILCSSAIESLDLMLSGTGLKMSSDLEVQVARRLCLSRGLASPCANSDHAVNSRKCISIIAAFNADSMFVESSLVAPGIRFEDVSTSSVNVIISYEDPLVGKISGYTLWHRKVDEVDYQAEPTCTLFEPNARFSLSGLSPATHYIFKVVYFDDNKKLRTFEVQMQTCSNVVPNPMDMKAETSLSPATNCSSLSNPSSVEDESNHNVKSCTNEDAKQKYVYVSTTNKDNSKITFTGGQDCNAMDQRGPQAIPVSLLNEENTMGKINSRPNFVNLEDRHSPEGQHTEVTSPRNGANTPVQSDPELPQSVHSSDAGLPDTPFKAENFKGGMARISRPALSKDLDNGSEEEENQVDGGSVKKRSAERRNEKCTENDEKDFGYYVKVIRWLECDGHIEKSFRQKFLTWYSLRATPEQLRVVKVFVDTLIEDPSSLAGQLVDTFSEIISSKAPPKVPMGLCLRLFH, from the exons GTGAAACTTTATTATGCAAAAATTCAGCTTGCAGAGCTAAAATAAGTCGAGGAGATGCATTCTGCAGAAGATGTTCATGCTGTGTCTGTTATCAGTATGATGATAACAAGGATCCAAGCTTGTGGCTAACATGTAGTTCAGAGCATCCCTTTCAAGGTGAATCATGTGGAAAGTCAAGTCATCTCGAATGTGCTCTGAGGCATGAAAAATCTGGCATAGTCAAGGATGAGAAGGATGTAGGACTTGATGGAAGTTTTTATTGTTTATCGTGCGGGAAAGTGAATGATTTAATGGA ATGTTGGAGAAAACAAATGATAAGAGCAAGGGACACCAGGAGGGTTGACATTTTATGTCACCGTATTTCCTTGAGCCACAAGCTTCTTACAGGTACCAAACACTACCAGAAGCTTTACAAAATAGTGGATGAAGCAATAAAGAAACTTGAAGCAGATGTCGGCACCTTTTCTGGCTTACCTGTGAAGCAGGCTAGGGGTATCGTCAATAGACTCTCTTCAGGCCCGGAGATTCAAATACTTTGCTCCTCAGCTATTGAGTCACTAGACCTGATGCTTTCCGGTACAGGTTTAAAAATGTCATCTGATCTGGAAGTTCAAG TAGCAAGAAGACTGTGTTTGTCCCGAGGACTAGCCAGTCCCTGTGCTAATTCAGATCATGCTGTCAATTCGAGAAAATGCATCAGTATAATTGCAGCTTTTAATGCTGATTCAATGTTTGTAGAATCCAGCTTGGTTGCTCCAGGTATCAGATTTGAAGATGTCAGCACCTCTTCAGTTAACGTGATTATCAGTTACGAAGATCCCCTTGTAGGAAAGATTTCTGGTTATACTTTGTGGCACCGCAAAGTAGATGAAGTGGACTATCAAGCAGAACCAACCTGTACACTTTTTGAACCAAATGCAAGGTTTTCATTATCAGGTCTATCTCCAGCCACACATTATATTTTTAAGGTTGTTTACTTTGATGACAACAAAAAGTTGAGAACATTTGAAGTTCAGATGCAAACATGCAGTAACGTGGTCCCAAATCCCATGGACATGAAAGCGGAAACAAGTCTTAGTCCGGCGACAAACTGCAGCAGCCTATCTAATCCTTCATCAGTAGAAGATGAAAGTAATCATAATGTCAAATCCTGCACAAATGAGGATGCCAAACAGAAGTATGTGTATGTTTCTACTACAAATAAAGATAACTCAAAGATAACATTTACTGGGGGGCAAGACTGTAATGCAATGGATCAGAGAGGACCTCAGGCAATACCAGTGTCTCTGCTAAATGAGGAAAACACAATGGGGAAAATTAATTCAAGGCCAAATTTTGTGAATCTTGAGGACAGGCACTCACCAGAAGGGCAACACACTGAGGTGACAAGCCCAAGAAATGGAGCAAACACCCCTGTACAAAGTGACCCGGAGTTGCCACAATCAGTGCATAGTTCGGATGCTGGCTTACCTGATACTCCATTCAAAGCGGAAAACTTCAAAGGCGGGATGGCAAGAATCAGCAGACCTGCACTTAGCAAGGATCTTGATAATGGTTCTGAAGAGGAAGAGAACCAAGTGGATGGCGGCTCAGTGAAGAAAAGGAGTGCAGAAAGACGGAATGAGAAATGTACAGAAAATGATGAAAAGGATTTTGGGTATTATGTGAAGGTAATCAGATGGTTGGAGTGCGATGGGCACATTGAGAAGAGCTTCCGTCAGAAATTTTTGACCTGGTATAGCCTAAGAGCTACTCCTGAGCAATTAAGGGTTGTGAAGGTGTTTGTTGATACTCTGATCGAAGATCCCTCATCTCTTGCAGGGCAACTTGTTGACACTTTTTCTGAAATTATATCCAGCAAGGCCCCTCCTAAAGttcctatggggttatgcctCAGGCTTTTTCATTAA